One Prodigiosinella aquatilis DNA window includes the following coding sequences:
- the rsmI gene encoding 16S rRNA (cytidine(1402)-2'-O)-methyltransferase, translated as MNQDQQAEISVSTLYIVPTPIGNLGDITQRALAVLKHVDLIAAEDTRHTGLLLQHFAINARLFALHDHNEQQKTEQLLTRLQEGMSIALVSDAGTPLINDPGYHLVRRCREAGIRIVPLPGPCAAITALSAAGIASNRFCYEGFLPAKTKARKDTLRELQEEPRTLIFYESTHRLLESLQDICEVLGPQRYIVLARELTKTWESIHGAPVGELLNWVLEDENRRKGEMVLIVEGHQPDEDALPAEALRTMALLREALPLKKAAALAAEIHSVKKNALYRYALEQDGKSE; from the coding sequence ATGAATCAAGACCAACAAGCAGAGATTTCTGTCTCCACCCTGTACATTGTGCCGACACCCATTGGTAATCTTGGCGATATTACCCAACGGGCACTGGCCGTATTAAAACATGTCGATCTTATTGCGGCAGAGGATACCCGGCATACTGGTTTATTGTTACAACATTTCGCAATTAATGCGCGACTGTTCGCACTGCATGACCATAATGAGCAGCAGAAAACAGAACAATTGCTAACCCGCTTACAGGAAGGGATGAGCATCGCGTTGGTATCGGATGCCGGAACGCCGCTGATTAACGATCCTGGTTATCACTTGGTCAGACGTTGCCGTGAAGCCGGGATCCGTATCGTGCCCTTGCCTGGCCCCTGCGCGGCTATCACTGCGCTTTCTGCAGCAGGTATCGCATCGAATCGTTTCTGTTATGAAGGTTTTTTGCCTGCCAAAACCAAAGCGCGTAAAGACACATTACGTGAGCTGCAGGAAGAACCGAGAACGCTGATTTTTTACGAATCAACACATCGATTATTGGAGAGCCTGCAGGATATCTGTGAGGTTTTGGGGCCACAGCGTTATATCGTGTTGGCGCGTGAGCTGACCAAAACCTGGGAGTCAATCCATGGTGCGCCGGTAGGTGAGCTGCTGAACTGGGTACTGGAAGATGAAAACCGGCGTAAAGGTGAGATGGTGCTGATTGTTGAGGGTCATCAGCCGGATGAAGATGCGTTGCCAGCTGAAGCGTTAAGGACGATGGCGTTGCTGCGGGAAGCGTTGCCTTTGAAAAAGGCGGCGGCGTTGGCGGCGGAAATTCACAGTGTGAAGAAAAATGCTTTGTACCGGTATGCTTTGGAACAAGATGGAAAAAGCGAATAA
- the ygiD gene encoding 4,5-DOPA dioxygenase extradiol — MSTSRMPALFLGHGSPMNVLEDNNYTRVWSRLGETLPRPKAILAISAHWYTRGTAVTAMEKPRTIHDFGGFPQALFDTQYPAPGAPELAYKIQQLLAPIAVSADHGDWGLDHGTWGVLIKMYPDANIPVVQLSVDGSQTAEYHYELGRKLATLRNQGVMIVASGNVVHNLRMVKWQGDMAPYSWAVAFNAFVRENLTYRGKQHPLVNFTQHEDAAFSNPTPEHFLPLLYVLGSWDGEEPISVLVDGIEMGSLSMLSAQIG, encoded by the coding sequence ATGAGCACTTCCCGGATGCCCGCACTGTTCCTCGGACATGGTAGTCCGATGAACGTGCTGGAAGACAATAACTATACCCGTGTCTGGAGTCGGCTGGGAGAAACACTACCACGGCCAAAGGCGATTCTGGCAATATCCGCACACTGGTATACCCGTGGTACAGCTGTCACCGCGATGGAAAAACCACGTACTATCCATGATTTTGGCGGTTTTCCACAGGCGCTATTCGATACTCAATATCCTGCTCCTGGTGCACCAGAATTGGCTTATAAAATCCAACAATTATTGGCACCGATTGCGGTATCCGCCGATCACGGTGACTGGGGGTTGGATCACGGGACCTGGGGCGTATTGATAAAAATGTACCCCGACGCGAATATCCCGGTTGTACAACTGAGTGTGGATGGATCGCAGACGGCAGAATATCATTATGAATTGGGCCGCAAGCTGGCTACGCTGCGAAATCAAGGAGTTATGATCGTTGCCAGTGGCAATGTTGTACATAATTTGCGAATGGTAAAGTGGCAGGGAGATATGGCTCCTTATTCTTGGGCGGTGGCATTTAATGCTTTTGTGCGTGAAAACCTGACCTATCGAGGCAAACAACATCCACTGGTGAATTTTACACAGCATGAGGATGCGGCGTTTTCCAACCCGACGCCGGAACATTTCCTGCCATTGCTATATGTGCTGGGAAGTTGGGATGGTGAAGAGCCGATTTCAGTGCTGGTGGATGGTATTGAGATGGGATCACTAAGCATGTTGTCGGCGCAGATCGGCTAG